TGCTCCACGTTAACTGTGACCCGGAAGTATCTCcgtgtgtttttctctgtcacACGTGCCtactgcacatttaacagcactTTCCAACATGGCGGCGTGCAGTGTGGAGGAGCTGTTAGCCAAAGCTGAACAAGAAGAGGCAGAAAAACTGAGGAGTATCTCGGTCCACAAAGAGCTGGACCTGGACTTTGACATCGGGAACCTCTTAGCCTGCGACAAAAACCGCATCGAGTCCCGAGACTTCAAAGAGCAGAAGAAAGAGGACTTCCTGCGCTCGTTAGCTCGTGACAACACGCAGCTGCTCATCAACGAGATCTGGAAACAACCCACGGAGAGGGTCGAGGAGGCGATAGTGGCCAAACTACCAGACCCGACGACCCCGCTGCCCAGAGAGAAACCACCGCCCAAACCTAAACCTCCAACTAAATGGGAAGAGTTCGCCAAACTGAAGGGCatccagaagaagaagaagaccaaCCTGGTGTGGGATGAGACCGCGAAGGAGTGGAAGAGGCGGTGGGGCTACAAGAGAGCCAAGGATGACACCAAAGAGTGGCTGATAGAGGTGCCAGAGACCTCAGACCCCAATGAGGACCAGTTCGCCAAACGCGCCAAAGCCAAGAAGGAGAGGGTGGCCAAGAACGAGTTCAACCGGCTGAAGAACATCGCCAGGGCGCAGAAGGTCAAAGTACCGGGTGTGGGTCTGACCCCTGTAGCCCAGCAGTCCAGAGACGACCTGGCCAGAGCTGTGAGCGTCGCCAAGACCTCCACAGCATCCGTGGGCAGGTTCCAGGACCGCCTGCCCAAAGAGAAAGCGCCCAAGAACACCGGCAAGAAGAGGAAGTTTGAGCCCCTCATCGGTGACTTCTCCAGCGAGAAGCAGAAGCAGCTGGAGCTCCTGAGAGTCCTGGACAGCAAGAAGCCCAAACTGGACATCACCAAGGCTGTGAACAAGCAGATGAGGGAGGAGGACAGGGAGGAGGCTGCAGCCAAACACAAGAGGGGAGCAGGGAAGAAAGGACGCAAAGGCAGCATGCCAGGAAAGGGCAAAGGAAGCATGCCAGGGAGAGGCAAAGGAAAGGGTGGGAAGGGGAAAGGAGGtaaagctggaggaggaggcggaggagggaagaggagaggcaAACCTGGGAAGCGCTGAGGACTCTGTATCCTGCTACATGTGTTTGTGCCTTGGCATCAGGACATTGAACTGGACTCAAATGATGCAATGACTGTCTGATCAGTCTGCGAATGATGTGactgtctctttctgtgtgtttaaactgtCACCACATCTGTAAATGTCAGTGGAGACATACTgattaatatgttttatatcAATGGAAACATATTTAAACTGCAGCTCAAATTAAAATCATCAGATTGTGATTCTGTTCcagtttttaattaaatgcagaacttataaattaatttaatagctGATGATGGGGTGCACAACACTTTATTGCAGACACAGGGTAGTTGAACAGCTCTGTGGTGGTTGTCGGATGATTTTTTCGTCAttaattcatctttttttcttcttaacaGTTTAAACTTAAGAATATCAGTTGTTGTTCTACCTGACATGTTTGGAGGACTATAGAGCGTCACAGGTCTGAAGGGTGGAGGTTTATAATCTTGGGGGTAGTGGGCTAGTCAGGAGTGCAGGTGGggttgtgatttgtgatttaaCAAAGCAGAACAAATGTTGAATGCATTCTCTGGGTTTTAATACTTTCAAATATGCAGTGGTCATTTCTCAAAGATTACACGAAaagattttggattttttttaaattcaaaattgtaacatgaaatattttaataactttGATTACATTCACTAAAACCATCAAACACACAGTAGGCCAGTGTTGTAAAGTGTGAGCAGTGTTGGGTGGGTTGCTTTGTAGTGAGTTACAGATTACAAGCTACCCCGTTAAACATGTAATAAGCAGTATAGTTTTTAGTAACTTCATCAAAATAATGTAACTTAAAACACTTTGATTTTTAAGCAAATGCTTTATTTAATCACCCTGACTCATAGCGAGGAACACACAGCTGTGATCTATCTCTGTTAAAGAGTGTAATCTGTTGAGGTGTTCCTGTCCAGTAGAACAGAGTCACCGTTAATGTACCAGGATTGGGAAGGTAACTTTTGACATGTGACAGGTCACAGATTAGGAGTTAGCCTGTTAAAAATGTTCTTAGTAACTGTTGTTCgtcaaagtaatgtaactaattacaagggatgcacaatattggattttttgccgatatctgaCGTGCTGattataacaacttatttggctgaTAGCTGATACCGATATATCCACCTTTTTCCCCACCCAATTCTCTTCTGTAGTGGCATTAACATCATATCATGTATACATActtggcccaccagcagatggagacatgaaatacaatcatttttaatgtatgtaatattcattcattgtgcaaaataagaaacagCACGTTGCCTgctaatagttcattttaaagccaatattggacAACGCCGATGATGCACCGATATTATTGTGCGTCCCTATGtattacatttgattttctAGTAAATGTTTAAACTGGACGATAAAGC
This is a stretch of genomic DNA from Epinephelus fuscoguttatus linkage group LG21, E.fuscoguttatus.final_Chr_v1. It encodes these proteins:
- the rrs1 gene encoding ribosome biogenesis regulatory protein homolog, translating into MAACSVEELLAKAEQEEAEKLRSISVHKELDLDFDIGNLLACDKNRIESRDFKEQKKEDFLRSLARDNTQLLINEIWKQPTERVEEAIVAKLPDPTTPLPREKPPPKPKPPTKWEEFAKLKGIQKKKKTNLVWDETAKEWKRRWGYKRAKDDTKEWLIEVPETSDPNEDQFAKRAKAKKERVAKNEFNRLKNIARAQKVKVPGVGLTPVAQQSRDDLARAVSVAKTSTASVGRFQDRLPKEKAPKNTGKKRKFEPLIGDFSSEKQKQLELLRVLDSKKPKLDITKAVNKQMREEDREEAAAKHKRGAGKKGRKGSMPGKGKGSMPGRGKGKGGKGKGGKAGGGGGGGKRRGKPGKR